A single region of the Acinetobacter sp. WCHA45 genome encodes:
- a CDS encoding oxidative damage protection protein, protein MTRQVFCRKYKQELEGLDFAPFPGAKGQEFFETVSKQAWQEWLKHQTTLINEKRLNVFEPDAKKFLEEQREKFFNNDESVEKAEGWTEQK, encoded by the coding sequence ATGACGAGACAAGTATTTTGCCGCAAATATAAACAAGAGCTTGAAGGTTTAGACTTTGCACCATTCCCAGGTGCAAAAGGTCAAGAATTCTTTGAGACGGTTTCAAAACAGGCTTGGCAAGAATGGTTAAAACACCAAACCACGCTCATTAACGAAAAACGCCTCAATGTATTCGAACCCGATGCGAAGAAGTTTCTTGAAGAGCAACGGGAGAAGTTCTTCAACAATGACGAAAGTGTTGAAAAAGCAGAAGGTTGGACGGAACAAAAGTAA
- a CDS encoding LytR/AlgR family response regulator transcription factor yields MKVLIADDEPLAVERLSRLVTQMGHEVIATAHHGQDVLNHIENDSPDVVLLDIQMPGMNGLECAEQISHFSPRPAIIFCTAYDQHALEAFKFQAQGYLLKPIAQQDLQQVFNSLTQLTQAQMTGLQQQDDMYDTKTQRHQIAAKTYRGVELIPIENIYYFLADQKYVTVRHRNGSVLIDETLKDLESEFSDRFIRIHRNALVSLDYLERLELIAAGQYQVRLRELDERLSVSRRHLPSLRECMHQL; encoded by the coding sequence ATGAAAGTTCTGATTGCTGATGATGAACCTCTCGCAGTAGAGCGTTTGTCACGTTTAGTGACCCAAATGGGTCATGAGGTGATTGCGACGGCGCATCATGGGCAGGATGTGTTAAACCATATTGAAAATGATTCGCCCGATGTTGTTCTATTAGATATTCAAATGCCTGGAATGAACGGATTGGAGTGCGCTGAGCAGATCAGTCATTTTAGCCCTCGTCCAGCTATTATTTTTTGTACGGCATATGATCAACACGCATTGGAAGCGTTTAAATTTCAAGCACAGGGATACTTGCTCAAGCCTATTGCACAACAAGATTTACAACAGGTGTTCAATAGTCTGACGCAACTTACACAAGCACAAATGACTGGTTTACAACAACAAGACGATATGTACGATACTAAAACTCAACGCCATCAAATTGCTGCGAAAACTTATCGCGGGGTCGAACTTATTCCAATAGAGAATATTTACTATTTTCTAGCAGATCAGAAATATGTCACTGTGCGTCATCGGAATGGCAGTGTATTAATTGATGAAACTTTAAAAGATCTAGAATCTGAGTTTTCAGATCGTTTTATTCGAATTCATCGTAATGCTTTAGTTTCTCTTGATTATTTAGAACGGTTGGAACTGATTGCGGCGGGTCAGTATCAGGTTAGATTACGTGAGCTGGATGAACGCTTATCTGTAAGTCGCCGTCATTTACCAAGTTTAAGAGAATGTATGCATCAATTATAA
- the thiC gene encoding phosphomethylpyrimidine synthase ThiC encodes MNQLTNLPSADISAQHEQDAKDLTRILPASRKVYVEGSRPDIQVPFREISLTETPTGLGGEYNPPVMVYDTSGVYTDPDVQIDLNQGLPSVRQTWIEERDDTDVLSSLSSDFGQARLKDIRTADIRFAHIQNPRRAKAGKNVTQMHYAKQGIITPEMEYIAIRENQRQGDGVDMRQHAGQNFGAQNLREITPEFVRQEVAAGRAIIPANINHPEIEPMIIGRNFLVKINANIGNSALGSSIDEEVAKMTWATRWGADTIMDLSTGKNIHETREWIIRNSPVPIGTVPIYQALEKVDGVAEDLTWEIFKDTLIEQAEQGVDYFTIHAGVLLRYVPMTANRLTGIVSRGGSIMAQWCLAHHQENFLYTHFDEICEIMKAYDVSFSLGDGLRPGCIQDANDEAQFSELKTLGELTHRAWEHDVQVMIEGPGHVPMHMIKENMDLQLEVCKEAPFYTLGPLTTDIAPGYDHITSAIGAAMIGWYGTAMLCYVTPKEHLGLPNKKDVKDGIITYKIAAHAADLAKGHPGAQVRDNALSKARFEFRWDDQFNLSLDPDTARSMHDETLPKEAHKSAHFCSMCGPKFCSMKITQNVRDYAQNQHNAKQSNDAEKDVEAGLNAMKTAYQEHGLKLYHKL; translated from the coding sequence ATGAACCAATTAACGAATCTTCCCTCTGCTGATATTTCTGCTCAACATGAGCAAGATGCTAAAGATTTAACCCGTATTTTACCTGCTTCACGCAAGGTTTATGTTGAAGGTTCTCGCCCCGATATCCAAGTTCCATTTCGCGAAATTAGCTTGACAGAAACGCCGACAGGTTTAGGGGGTGAATATAATCCTCCTGTTATGGTTTATGACACATCGGGTGTTTATACCGATCCTGATGTCCAAATTGATTTAAATCAAGGTCTACCTTCTGTCCGCCAAACTTGGATTGAAGAACGTGATGATACCGATGTACTCTCAAGTTTAAGTTCTGATTTTGGTCAGGCTCGCTTAAAAGATATTCGTACTGCTGACATTCGTTTTGCTCATATTCAAAACCCTCGTCGAGCTAAGGCAGGGAAAAATGTTACGCAAATGCATTATGCGAAACAGGGCATTATTACGCCTGAAATGGAATATATTGCAATTCGTGAAAATCAACGCCAAGGTGACGGCGTAGACATGCGTCAGCATGCAGGACAAAACTTTGGTGCTCAGAATTTAAGAGAAATTACACCTGAATTCGTGCGTCAAGAAGTTGCCGCAGGTCGTGCAATTATTCCTGCCAACATTAATCATCCTGAAATTGAACCAATGATCATTGGTCGCAACTTTTTAGTAAAAATTAATGCCAATATTGGGAACTCCGCTCTAGGTTCATCGATTGATGAAGAAGTTGCTAAAATGACATGGGCAACGCGTTGGGGCGCCGACACGATCATGGACTTATCGACAGGTAAGAATATTCATGAAACCCGAGAATGGATTATCCGTAATTCACCTGTTCCGATCGGTACTGTTCCAATTTATCAAGCTTTGGAAAAAGTAGATGGTGTCGCGGAAGATCTCACTTGGGAAATCTTTAAAGACACACTGATTGAGCAGGCTGAACAAGGTGTGGATTATTTCACTATCCATGCAGGTGTACTATTACGTTACGTACCCATGACCGCCAATCGTCTCACCGGTATTGTGTCTCGTGGCGGTTCAATTATGGCGCAATGGTGTCTTGCGCATCATCAAGAAAACTTCTTGTATACGCATTTCGATGAAATCTGTGAAATCATGAAAGCCTATGACGTTTCATTTAGCTTAGGTGATGGTTTACGTCCAGGCTGTATTCAAGATGCAAATGATGAGGCTCAATTCAGTGAGCTTAAAACCTTAGGTGAATTGACACATCGTGCTTGGGAACATGATGTTCAGGTGATGATTGAAGGTCCCGGTCATGTGCCTATGCATATGATTAAAGAAAATATGGATCTACAACTTGAAGTTTGTAAAGAAGCACCTTTCTATACACTTGGTCCACTCACCACCGATATCGCACCAGGTTATGACCATATTACTTCTGCAATTGGTGCTGCAATGATTGGATGGTATGGCACAGCAATGCTGTGTTATGTCACACCGAAAGAGCACTTAGGTTTACCAAACAAAAAAGACGTCAAAGACGGCATTATCACTTATAAAATTGCAGCACATGCAGCAGACTTAGCCAAAGGTCATCCGGGTGCTCAAGTTCGTGATAATGCATTATCGAAAGCACGTTTCGAATTCCGATGGGATGACCAGTTCAACCTCAGCTTAGACCCTGATACAGCACGCAGCATGCACGATGAGACTTTACCCAAAGAAGCACACAAATCTGCACATTTCTGTTCTATGTGCGGACCAAAATTTTGCTCGATGAAAATCACGCAGAATGTGCGAGATTATGCACAAAATCAGCACAATGCTAAGCAATCAAATGATGCTGAAAAAGATGTTGAAGCAGGTCTCAATGCAATGAAAACCGCTTATCAGGAACATGGTCTAAAATTGTACCACAAGCTGTAA
- a CDS encoding NUDIX domain-containing protein has product MNILDHASYSASDVTIESREFLFRGFIQVEKVNLTHRLFHRSEYSPIIQRELIHRPEAAGVLLYNNQQQRFALIEQFRVGALNDSESAWQLEIIAGVLDGNESPETCIRRESLEESGCEINELQHLFSFYPSAGACAEFFHLYAAEVDLPSSGGIFGVPDEGEDIQLHLFDYAEITMLFKNNRLKNAPVIMALQWLSQHIQRQ; this is encoded by the coding sequence ATGAATATTCTTGACCACGCCAGCTATTCAGCATCCGACGTTACGATAGAATCTCGGGAGTTTTTATTCCGAGGATTCATTCAAGTTGAGAAAGTGAATCTTACGCACCGACTATTTCATCGATCTGAATATTCACCAATTATTCAGCGTGAACTTATACATCGTCCAGAAGCTGCTGGCGTTTTACTTTATAACAATCAGCAACAACGTTTCGCACTTATTGAACAATTCCGAGTTGGTGCATTAAATGACTCCGAGTCAGCATGGCAACTTGAGATCATTGCGGGTGTACTGGATGGAAATGAATCTCCAGAAACCTGTATTCGTCGTGAAAGTCTAGAAGAATCAGGCTGCGAAATTAATGAATTGCAGCATTTATTCAGTTTTTATCCTTCTGCTGGTGCATGCGCTGAGTTTTTTCATTTATATGCTGCAGAAGTTGATTTACCAAGCAGTGGTGGCATCTTTGGCGTTCCAGATGAAGGGGAAGATATTCAACTCCATTTGTTTGATTACGCTGAAATCACCATGTTATTCAAAAATAATCGCTTGAAGAATGCCCCTGTCATCATGGCATTACAATGGCTTAGTCAACATATACAACGACAATAA
- the phoU gene encoding phosphate signaling complex protein PhoU: MSPSNPVLSHHISSQFNEDLQDVHTKFMTMGGLVEQQVANAIHALLDTDENLAIDVQFKDNVVNQYERDIDEGLTLILARRHPAAIDLRMVIAMSKANTDLERIGDEASKIARIAQNLCEEGESPRGYMETRHIGNQVRVMIHDALDAFARLDVDQALKVVMADVDIDREYQSATRTLMTYMIEDPRHITRVINVMWVLRSLERIGDHARNISEQVIYMAKGMDVRHTSIEEIEQKVNQK; this comes from the coding sequence GTGAGTCCAAGTAATCCTGTGTTAAGTCACCATATTTCTTCACAATTTAATGAAGACTTACAAGATGTACATACCAAATTTATGACCATGGGTGGCTTAGTAGAGCAGCAGGTTGCAAATGCAATTCATGCTTTATTAGACACAGATGAAAATTTGGCGATTGATGTTCAATTTAAAGATAATGTTGTTAATCAATATGAGCGTGATATTGATGAAGGTTTGACCTTGATTCTCGCCCGCCGTCATCCTGCTGCAATTGATTTGCGTATGGTCATTGCGATGAGTAAAGCAAATACAGATTTAGAGCGGATTGGTGACGAAGCTTCAAAAATTGCTCGTATTGCGCAAAATTTATGTGAAGAAGGTGAGTCTCCACGCGGTTATATGGAAACACGCCATATTGGTAACCAAGTGCGTGTTATGATTCATGATGCTTTGGATGCTTTCGCGCGTTTAGATGTTGATCAGGCTTTAAAAGTGGTGATGGCAGACGTGGATATTGATCGTGAATATCAGTCTGCAACACGAACTTTGATGACCTACATGATTGAAGACCCACGCCATATTACGCGTGTGATTAATGTGATGTGGGTATTGCGTTCGCTTGAGCGAATTGGCGATCATGCCCGTAATATTTCAGAGCAAGTTATTTATATGGCAAAAGGTATGGATGTACGTCATACCAGTATTGAAGAAATTGAACAAAAAGTGAATCAAAAATAA
- the dksA gene encoding RNA polymerase-binding protein DksA produces MANDNQNQVLDEQTEVIDDQKSAVKRVRKTKPKASEGGTTASLFGIAPYQPKKNEEYMSEGQLEHFRQILNAWKAELMSEVDRTLNTMQDESTALPDVNDRATQEEEFAIELRTRDRERKLIRKIEQSLETIQNEDYGFCETCGIEIGLRRLEARPTATLCIDCKTLAEIKEKQNNG; encoded by the coding sequence ATGGCGAATGACAACCAAAATCAAGTCTTGGACGAACAGACAGAAGTGATCGACGATCAAAAATCGGCTGTGAAACGCGTACGTAAAACCAAACCAAAAGCTTCAGAAGGTGGTACAACTGCCAGCTTATTTGGAATTGCACCTTATCAGCCGAAGAAAAATGAAGAATATATGTCTGAAGGACAGCTTGAGCATTTCCGCCAAATTTTAAATGCATGGAAAGCTGAGTTAATGTCTGAAGTTGATCGTACATTGAACACAATGCAAGATGAGTCAACTGCTCTTCCTGACGTCAACGACAGAGCAACGCAAGAAGAAGAATTTGCGATTGAATTACGTACACGTGACCGTGAGCGCAAACTCATTCGTAAAATCGAACAATCACTTGAAACAATTCAAAACGAAGATTACGGTTTCTGTGAAACTTGTGGTATCGAAATTGGCTTACGCCGTTTAGAAGCACGTCCAACAGCGACTTTATGTATCGATTGCAAGACTTTGGCTGAAATCAAAGAAAAGCAAAATAACGGTTAA
- the cpdA gene encoding 3',5'-cyclic-AMP phosphodiesterase, with translation MTFQVSKLSQKDFVIIQITDTHLLEYPHLEFVGMHPEQSFHAVIDLMRQQHPQIDMIVHTGDLAQNPTTVTYDRYLKHMQSIGIPFFQTPGNHDDVSHFPFHGADPHQPIVVEIGDWCIILLNSAQPTRIEGKIAETGLEQLTELLKKHHDRHIMIACHHHPFAMESAWIDQHKLKNSSDLLERIQPFQNIKAIICGHVHQDSINTWQDIQFLSTPSTCIQFKPKSDKFALDEEHPGYRFIKLKANGEIETQVYRLSTSQRMNSSEVLGYD, from the coding sequence GTGACTTTTCAAGTCTCAAAATTATCACAAAAAGATTTTGTGATTATACAAATTACTGATACTCATTTATTGGAGTATCCTCATTTAGAGTTTGTCGGGATGCACCCTGAACAAAGCTTTCATGCAGTAATTGACTTGATGCGCCAACAACATCCGCAGATCGATATGATTGTGCATACTGGAGATTTAGCACAAAACCCAACAACTGTGACTTATGATCGCTATCTTAAGCATATGCAGAGTATAGGTATTCCCTTTTTTCAGACGCCTGGCAATCATGATGATGTATCTCACTTCCCTTTTCATGGAGCAGATCCGCATCAACCTATTGTTGTAGAAATCGGCGATTGGTGCATTATTTTACTCAATAGTGCACAGCCAACCAGAATTGAGGGCAAAATTGCAGAGACTGGCCTTGAACAATTAACAGAATTATTAAAAAAACATCATGATCGTCATATTATGATTGCCTGCCATCACCATCCTTTTGCGATGGAATCTGCTTGGATTGATCAACATAAACTAAAGAACTCATCTGATTTACTCGAAAGGATTCAACCTTTTCAAAATATCAAAGCCATCATCTGTGGTCATGTCCACCAAGATTCCATTAACACATGGCAAGATATTCAATTTTTATCAACGCCATCAACCTGCATACAATTCAAACCTAAAAGTGATAAGTTCGCACTCGATGAAGAACATCCGGGTTACCGCTTTATTAAACTGAAAGCAAACGGAGAAATCGAAACTCAGGTCTATCGTTTATCAACTTCACAGCGAATGAATAGCTCTGAAGTCTTGGGATATGACTAA
- a CDS encoding uroporphyrinogen-III synthase: MLFINTRPEDRAVNLTQALLDVGHQVINLPLLELVAEPFSGHLRELYQQLEQVQVIVVVSPTAVDVGMQYLQQQKISLDQLKHVQWIAVGQATAQALAKFNVDSHIPEVENSEGMLDLPILNQHVHLDKVAFWRGFGGRQFMMQQLQQQGVEILNFVLYRRQCPIQSVTLFPKILKKIMPSQPVMVLISSEASWNNWQQLCGQNNIDAKWIYLALGERLAQLLKNARLQTHQEINIIQLDNLSISEIIQRIGAWQGRI, from the coding sequence ATGCTTTTTATTAATACGCGCCCTGAAGATCGTGCTGTGAACTTAACGCAAGCATTGTTGGACGTGGGTCATCAAGTTATCAATCTGCCATTGTTGGAACTTGTAGCTGAACCTTTTTCGGGGCATTTACGTGAACTGTATCAGCAACTTGAGCAGGTGCAAGTTATTGTTGTTGTCAGCCCGACCGCCGTTGATGTCGGTATGCAATATTTACAACAACAAAAGATATCCTTAGATCAACTCAAGCATGTGCAGTGGATCGCAGTAGGTCAAGCAACTGCTCAAGCACTCGCAAAATTTAATGTAGACAGCCACATCCCTGAGGTTGAAAATTCGGAAGGTATGCTAGATCTCCCAATATTAAATCAACACGTGCATTTGGATAAAGTTGCTTTTTGGCGTGGTTTTGGGGGGCGGCAGTTTATGATGCAGCAGTTGCAACAGCAAGGTGTCGAGATTCTTAATTTTGTTCTTTATCGTCGCCAATGCCCAATACAAAGTGTTACGCTTTTTCCAAAAATTTTAAAAAAAATAATGCCAAGTCAACCTGTTATGGTGTTGATTAGTAGTGAGGCGAGTTGGAATAATTGGCAGCAGCTTTGTGGTCAAAATAATATAGATGCGAAATGGATATATTTGGCGTTAGGTGAGCGTTTAGCACAGTTACTCAAAAATGCACGGTTGCAAACACATCAAGAGATTAACATTATTCAGCTTGATAATTTATCTATATCAGAGATTATTCAACGTATCGGTGCTTGGCAAGGACGTATATGA
- the hemC gene encoding hydroxymethylbilane synthase, whose translation MKTLKIATRQSPLALWQAEHIRSRLNALYPDLTVELLKFVTQGDKILDTPLAKIGGKGLFVKELEAALLDGRADLAVHSMKDVPMHLPVGLTLAVTCEREDPLDAFVSNHYQSFDELPQGAKVGTSSLRRKCQILQIRPDLEIIDLRGNVGTRLSKLDDGLYDAIILASAGLKRLGLADRIRHCLTPVLSLPAVGQGALGLECRADDVELLKIIQPLQHEETSICVRAERAFNAYLEGGCQVPIAGYATLANDQLYIEGRVGSVDGKTLLKQQLVGTPEDAEQLGEQLAQCLLEQGAGELLKALY comes from the coding sequence ATGAAGACCTTAAAAATTGCGACTCGACAAAGCCCTCTGGCACTTTGGCAGGCGGAGCATATTCGCTCCCGTTTAAATGCGCTTTATCCAGATTTAACGGTTGAGTTGCTTAAGTTTGTGACGCAAGGTGATAAAATTTTAGATACACCTTTGGCAAAAATTGGTGGTAAAGGATTATTCGTTAAAGAGCTGGAAGCTGCTTTGTTAGATGGTCGCGCTGATTTGGCGGTGCATTCAATGAAAGACGTACCAATGCATTTACCTGTAGGTTTGACGCTCGCTGTGACTTGTGAGCGAGAAGACCCACTTGATGCCTTTGTTTCGAATCATTACCAAAGTTTTGATGAGTTACCTCAAGGTGCCAAAGTAGGTACATCTAGTTTGCGTCGCAAATGCCAAATTTTACAAATACGTCCTGATTTAGAGATTATTGACTTACGTGGCAATGTGGGGACGCGTTTATCAAAACTTGATGATGGTTTATATGATGCGATCATTTTAGCCAGTGCAGGTCTAAAGCGTTTAGGTTTGGCGGATCGAATTCGTCATTGTTTAACGCCTGTTTTAAGTTTACCTGCTGTTGGTCAGGGTGCATTGGGCTTAGAGTGCCGTGCAGATGATGTGGAATTATTAAAAATTATCCAACCATTACAGCATGAAGAAACCTCAATTTGTGTGCGTGCAGAACGTGCGTTTAATGCCTATCTAGAAGGTGGTTGTCAAGTTCCAATCGCAGGATATGCAACTTTAGCCAATGATCAGCTCTACATAGAAGGTCGTGTGGGAAGTGTTGATGGGAAAACCTTGCTAAAACAACAATTGGTTGGAACTCCAGAAGACGCTGAACAATTAGGTGAACAACTTGCACAATGCTTATTGGAGCAAGGTGCAGGTGAATTGTTAAAAGCGCTTTATTAA
- a CDS encoding sensor histidine kinase → MWSWRLSKIKKSIANPNVVAEIRRKKLSKTRQMSPAGSYFFTKIRQSQHLLELIVASNVLAMVLALAEARSWQAVESIRVFQYMLFINWIILSFSAFVDYFQEFFAKFSQKMALILGFIFLQLIVLLTTCVINIIQYWGSSTNNFSEDILFQGVSLHLGYGILLGAFCLRYLYMREQWMNQQYSELNARIQAMQARIHPHFLFNSLNSVVSLISIDPDKAENMLINLSRLFRASFQELKLVSLAEEIDLCQQYLSIEKLRLGERLKVEWNIQATSLELKRVTIPLLTLQPLLENSIFHGVEKVLQPSTISVLVEILQNQVSIVITNPYSHDTIKSRQGNGIAIDNVKQRLKAYYGQTVKFQVYGGVSLYTTVVSYHYRVK, encoded by the coding sequence ATGTGGTCATGGCGGCTCAGTAAAATAAAAAAGAGTATAGCAAATCCAAACGTAGTTGCTGAAATTCGACGCAAGAAGTTATCGAAAACACGTCAAATGAGTCCAGCAGGGTCCTATTTTTTTACGAAAATAAGGCAATCGCAACACTTATTGGAATTAATTGTAGCAAGTAATGTTTTGGCAATGGTACTCGCACTTGCAGAAGCCCGTTCTTGGCAAGCAGTGGAAAGTATCCGAGTTTTTCAATACATGCTTTTTATTAACTGGATAATTTTATCGTTTTCTGCTTTTGTTGACTATTTTCAAGAGTTTTTTGCCAAATTTAGTCAGAAAATGGCGTTAATTTTAGGTTTTATTTTTCTTCAACTTATTGTTTTACTTACCACGTGTGTCATTAATATAATTCAATATTGGGGTTCATCAACAAATAATTTTTCTGAAGATATCTTATTTCAAGGTGTAAGTCTGCATTTGGGATATGGCATCTTGCTTGGTGCTTTCTGTTTGCGTTATCTCTATATGCGAGAGCAATGGATGAATCAGCAATATAGTGAGCTGAATGCGCGGATTCAAGCCATGCAAGCACGTATTCATCCTCACTTCTTATTTAATAGTTTAAATAGCGTCGTGAGTTTGATTTCAATTGATCCTGACAAAGCAGAAAACATGTTGATTAACTTGTCACGATTATTCCGCGCCAGTTTTCAAGAATTGAAATTGGTGAGTTTGGCTGAAGAAATTGACTTGTGTCAGCAATACTTAAGTATTGAAAAATTACGTTTAGGAGAGCGTTTAAAGGTAGAATGGAACATACAGGCGACGTCTTTAGAATTAAAACGAGTCACGATTCCATTATTAACATTGCAACCTTTGCTAGAGAATAGTATTTTTCATGGGGTAGAAAAAGTTTTACAGCCCTCAACCATTAGTGTATTGGTTGAAATATTGCAAAATCAAGTCAGTATAGTCATTACTAACCCTTATTCTCACGATACAATAAAATCGAGACAAGGGAATGGTATTGCAATAGACAATGTGAAGCAACGTCTAAAAGCCTATTACGGACAGACAGTGAAGTTTCAGGTTTATGGGGGAGTATCGTTATATACCACGGTGGTAAGTTATCACTATCGAGTAAAATAA
- the argH gene encoding argininosuccinate lyase codes for MTTSSQSSSSASPNQTSGMWGGRFSEATDAFVAEFTASVQFDQRFYKQDIAGSIAHATMLAKVGVLTEAERDDIIQGLNTIKAEIEAGNFEWRIDLEDVHMNIESRLTQRIGITGKKLHTGRSRNDQVATDIRLYLRDEIDDILGLLLRLQKGLLSLASKNTNTIMPGFTHLQTAQPVTFGHHLLAWFEMLVRDTERLQDCRKRVNRMPLGSAALAGTTYPIDRAYTAELLGFEAVSENSLDAVSDRDFAIEFNAAASLIMMHLSRMSEELILWTSAQFKFVNIPDRFCTGSSIMPQKKNPDVPELVRGKSGRVFGDLISLLTLMKGQPLAYNKDNQEDKEPLFDAIDTVRGCLMAFADMVPALVPNIEIMREAALRGFSTATDLADYLVKKGVAFRDAHEIVGKAVALGVAEEKDLSELTLEQLQQFSDLIEADVFDKALTLEASVNARDHIGGTSPKQVEAAITRAHTRLEQLYA; via the coding sequence ATGACCACATCTTCTCAATCCTCTTCTTCAGCAAGCCCTAATCAAACCTCTGGAATGTGGGGCGGTCGCTTCTCTGAAGCAACAGATGCATTTGTTGCAGAATTTACCGCATCTGTTCAATTTGACCAACGTTTTTATAAACAAGATATTGCAGGTTCGATTGCACATGCAACCATGCTTGCTAAAGTTGGTGTACTGACCGAGGCTGAGCGTGATGATATTATCCAAGGTTTAAATACAATCAAGGCTGAAATCGAAGCAGGTAATTTCGAATGGCGTATTGATTTAGAAGACGTACATATGAACATTGAGTCTCGCTTGACTCAACGTATCGGCATCACAGGTAAAAAATTACATACAGGTCGTAGCCGTAATGACCAAGTTGCAACTGACATCCGTTTATATTTACGCGATGAAATTGATGACATTTTAGGTCTATTACTACGCTTACAAAAAGGCCTACTCAGTCTGGCAAGCAAAAATACCAATACGATTATGCCTGGTTTTACTCATTTACAAACAGCTCAGCCAGTAACATTTGGTCATCACCTATTGGCTTGGTTTGAGATGTTGGTTCGCGATACTGAACGCCTTCAAGATTGTCGCAAGCGTGTTAATCGCATGCCACTCGGTTCAGCAGCCTTAGCAGGAACAACCTACCCAATTGATCGCGCATATACAGCCGAATTATTGGGTTTCGAAGCTGTTTCTGAAAATTCGCTTGATGCTGTTTCTGATCGTGACTTTGCCATTGAATTTAATGCGGCGGCATCTTTGATTATGATGCATTTGTCCCGTATGTCAGAAGAACTGATTTTATGGACTTCGGCTCAATTCAAGTTCGTCAACATTCCAGACCGCTTCTGTACGGGCTCATCTATCATGCCGCAGAAGAAAAACCCAGATGTTCCTGAGTTAGTACGTGGTAAATCAGGTCGCGTGTTTGGTGATTTGATTAGTTTATTAACACTAATGAAAGGTCAACCATTGGCATATAACAAAGACAACCAAGAAGATAAAGAGCCTTTGTTTGATGCAATTGATACCGTTCGTGGTTGCTTAATGGCCTTTGCAGATATGGTGCCTGCACTCGTTCCAAACATTGAAATTATGCGTGAAGCAGCGCTTCGTGGTTTCTCTACAGCAACTGACCTTGCTGATTACCTTGTGAAGAAAGGTGTTGCTTTCCGTGATGCACACGAAATTGTAGGTAAAGCAGTTGCGCTTGGTGTGGCTGAAGAAAAAGATTTATCTGAATTGACATTGGAACAGCTTCAACAATTCTCTGATTTGATCGAAGCAGATGTATTTGATAAAGCCTTAACTTTAGAAGCTTCTGTAAATGCGCGTGATCATATCGGCGGGACATCGCCAAAACAAGTTGAAGCAGCCATTACTCGTGCACACACTCGCCTAGAACAGTTATACGCTTAA